One genomic segment of Bacteroides caccae includes these proteins:
- the dinB gene encoding DNA polymerase IV → MVQRKIIHIDMDAFYASVEQRDHPELRGKPLAVGHAEERGVVAAASYEARRYGVRSAMSSQKAKRLCPQLIFVPGRMDVYKSVSRQIHEIFHEYTDIIEPLSLDEAFLDVTENKKGISLAVDIAKEIKQKIRDQLNLVASAGISYNKFLAKIASDYRKPDGLCTIHPEQALEFIARLPIESFWGVGPVTAKRMHLLGIRNGLQLRKCSLETLTAHFGKVGSLYYECARGIDERPVEAVRIRKSIGCERTLERDISSRSSVFIELYHMAVELIERLQRKEFKGNTLTLKIKFHDFSQITRSITQSQELTTLDRVLPLAKELLKTVEYEQHPIRLIGLSVSNPKEEADEQHGVWEQLSFEFSDWE, encoded by the coding sequence ATGGTTCAGAGAAAGATCATACACATTGACATGGACGCCTTCTACGCATCCGTAGAACAGCGTGATCATCCGGAGCTTCGGGGAAAACCTCTGGCAGTCGGTCATGCCGAAGAAAGAGGAGTAGTAGCTGCTGCCAGCTATGAAGCCCGGCGTTACGGTGTCCGTTCTGCGATGTCCTCACAGAAGGCAAAGCGCCTTTGTCCTCAGTTAATTTTCGTACCGGGCAGAATGGATGTCTATAAGTCCGTTTCCCGACAGATACATGAAATCTTTCATGAATATACCGATATCATTGAACCGCTTTCTTTGGATGAGGCTTTCCTGGATGTGACGGAGAACAAGAAGGGTATTTCTTTGGCTGTGGATATAGCGAAGGAAATAAAGCAGAAGATTCGCGACCAGTTGAATCTCGTTGCATCTGCCGGGATTTCTTATAATAAGTTTCTTGCCAAAATAGCTTCGGATTATCGTAAACCGGACGGGTTGTGTACCATTCATCCGGAACAGGCACTCGAGTTCATCGCCCGTCTGCCTATTGAATCCTTTTGGGGAGTAGGACCTGTCACGGCAAAGAGAATGCATCTGTTGGGAATCCGTAACGGGCTTCAACTGCGGAAATGTTCATTGGAGACATTGACCGCGCATTTTGGTAAAGTAGGATCACTTTATTACGAATGTGCACGAGGGATCGACGAACGTCCTGTGGAAGCGGTTCGTATTCGTAAATCTATCGGGTGCGAGCGTACATTGGAACGGGATATTTCCTCCCGTTCATCTGTTTTTATCGAACTATATCACATGGCGGTAGAACTGATAGAACGACTGCAACGAAAAGAGTTCAAGGGAAACACTCTGACGCTGAAAATCAAGTTCCATGATTTTAGTCAGATCACCCGCAGTATCACCCAGTCGCAGGAGTTGACGACGCTGGACCGCGTGCTTCCACTCGCCAAGGAATTATTGAAAACAGTGGAATACGAGCAACATCCGATCCGCCTTATCGGACTTTCCGTTTCCAATCCGAAAGAAGAAGCCGATGAGCAACACGGGGTCTGGGAACAGCTCAGTTTCGAGTTCAGTGACTGGGAATAA
- a CDS encoding heparinase II/III domain-containing protein, which yields MNRMKHLLCFLLVATLGSLSFKANAYTERNMLQKAADEATLKNVLVMKQAWVPYPAYTDRAAWDSLMGPNKQRLIAAGEKLLDYKWKLIPATAYLEYERSGNRKVMEAPYDANRQALNALMLAELAEGKGRFIDQLLNGAYMSCEMNSWVLSAHLPRQSSKRSLPDFREQIIDLGSGGYGALMAWVHYFFRKPFDKINPVVSLQIRKAIKERILDPYMNDDDMWWMAFNWRPGEIINNWNPWCNSNALQCFLLMENNKDKLVKAVYRSMKSVDKFINFVKSDGACEEGTSYWGHAAGKLYDYLQILSDGTGGKISLFQEPMIRRMGEYMSRSYVGNGWVVNFADASAQGGGDPLLIYRFGKAVNSEEMMHFAAYLLNGRKPYATMGNDAFRSLQSLLCCNDLAKATPKHEMPDVTWYPETEFCYMKNKHGMFVATKGGFNNESHNHNDVGTFSLYLNTIPVLIDAGVGTYTKQTFGKDRYKIWTMQSDYHNLPMINGISQKFGQDYKATNTVCNEKNRFFSTDIAAAYPAEAKVKSWVRSYKLDDRKLVVADNYTLNEVLAPNQVNFLTWGNVTFPSPGKVRIEVRGQKVELDYPAQFKAELETVKLDDPRLSNVWGKEIYRITLKAEEKKMTGNYKFVIQQVK from the coding sequence ATGAATCGAATGAAACATTTACTTTGTTTTCTTCTGGTTGCAACTTTGGGAAGTCTTTCTTTCAAAGCCAATGCTTACACCGAACGAAATATGCTGCAAAAAGCGGCTGATGAAGCTACGTTGAAAAACGTATTAGTAATGAAACAAGCTTGGGTGCCTTATCCGGCTTATACCGATCGGGCAGCCTGGGATTCGTTAATGGGGCCTAACAAGCAACGTCTTATCGCAGCCGGTGAGAAACTTCTCGATTATAAATGGAAACTGATTCCTGCCACTGCTTATCTGGAATACGAACGTAGTGGTAATCGTAAAGTAATGGAAGCTCCTTATGACGCCAACCGCCAGGCATTGAATGCGTTGATGCTTGCTGAACTGGCCGAAGGAAAGGGACGTTTTATCGACCAGTTATTAAACGGAGCTTACATGAGCTGCGAGATGAATTCATGGGTTTTGTCTGCACATTTGCCTCGCCAGAGCAGTAAACGTTCACTTCCTGATTTCCGCGAACAGATTATCGATCTTGGTTCCGGTGGTTATGGTGCTTTAATGGCGTGGGTACACTATTTTTTCCGTAAACCGTTCGACAAAATTAACCCCGTGGTGTCTCTTCAAATACGTAAAGCTATTAAAGAACGCATTCTCGATCCTTATATGAATGATGATGATATGTGGTGGATGGCTTTCAACTGGCGGCCGGGAGAGATTATCAACAACTGGAATCCATGGTGTAACTCCAATGCGCTGCAATGTTTCTTATTAATGGAGAACAACAAGGATAAACTGGTCAAAGCCGTTTACCGTTCGATGAAATCGGTGGATAAGTTCATAAACTTTGTGAAATCCGACGGGGCTTGTGAAGAAGGAACTTCCTACTGGGGACACGCAGCCGGTAAACTTTATGATTATCTTCAGATTCTTTCTGACGGTACGGGTGGCAAAATATCCTTGTTTCAGGAACCGATGATTCGCCGAATGGGTGAATATATGTCACGCTCTTATGTAGGCAATGGCTGGGTCGTAAACTTTGCCGATGCATCTGCACAAGGCGGGGGTGATCCTTTATTGATCTATCGTTTCGGTAAGGCTGTGAACAGTGAGGAGATGATGCATTTTGCCGCTTATCTATTGAATGGCAGAAAGCCGTATGCTACAATGGGTAATGATGCTTTCCGTTCTCTCCAGTCCCTGCTTTGCTGTAATGATCTTGCCAAAGCGACCCCTAAACATGAGATGCCGGACGTGACTTGGTATCCCGAAACGGAATTCTGCTATATGAAGAATAAACATGGAATGTTTGTAGCAACCAAAGGAGGGTTCAATAACGAAAGCCACAATCATAATGATGTGGGCACATTCTCTTTGTATCTGAATACGATTCCCGTATTGATTGACGCCGGCGTGGGCACATATACCAAACAGACATTCGGAAAGGACCGCTATAAGATTTGGACGATGCAGAGTGATTATCATAACTTGCCGATGATTAACGGGATATCGCAGAAATTCGGTCAGGACTATAAGGCTACCAATACGGTGTGTAATGAGAAGAATCGCTTTTTCTCTACTGATATAGCTGCTGCCTATCCGGCAGAAGCGAAAGTAAAAAGCTGGGTTCGTTCTTATAAACTGGATGACCGTAAGTTGGTGGTGGCCGACAACTATACATTAAATGAAGTGCTGGCGCCTAATCAGGTAAACTTCCTGACTTGGGGAAATGTTACATTTCCGTCGCCGGGCAAAGTGCGTATCGAAGTCAGAGGACAGAAGGTGGAACTGGACTATCCGGCTCAATTTAAAGCCGAACTGGAAACTGTCAAGTTAGATGATCCGCGCCTGTCTAATGTATGGGGTAAGGAGATTTATCGGATCACACTGAAAGCAGAAGAAAAGAAAATGACCGGGAATTATAAATTTGTCATTCAACAAGTAAAATAA
- a CDS encoding DUF4627 domain-containing protein produces the protein MKKVLFVGLLAIAGVSVSAQNLIKNEKFATEVKTKVTNANKAIAGEWFIMNNEADGATTIAWEQTGDAKYPNAMKIDNSGAEKNISWYKAFLGQRVTDGLEKGIYVLTFYAKAKEAGTPVSVYIKQTNEEKNDNGKYNTTFFMRRDYDADAQPNASGAQYNFKIKDADKWTKVVVYYDMGQVVNAISSKKSNANLEVSDTDDDAAILKDCYVAILSLGKGGVVEISDVTLKKK, from the coding sequence ATGAAGAAAGTATTATTTGTCGGCCTTTTGGCTATCGCGGGAGTAAGCGTAAGTGCTCAAAATCTGATTAAAAACGAAAAGTTTGCTACCGAAGTGAAAACTAAAGTAACTAACGCCAACAAGGCTATCGCAGGAGAATGGTTTATCATGAATAATGAAGCTGACGGAGCGACTACCATTGCTTGGGAACAGACAGGAGACGCCAAGTATCCGAATGCCATGAAGATTGACAACTCCGGAGCCGAAAAGAATATTTCCTGGTACAAGGCATTCTTGGGACAGCGTGTTACCGACGGTCTGGAAAAGGGTATCTATGTTCTCACTTTCTATGCAAAAGCTAAGGAAGCCGGCACTCCGGTAAGTGTATATATCAAGCAGACGAATGAGGAAAAGAATGATAACGGTAAGTACAATACTACTTTCTTCATGCGTAGAGATTATGATGCGGACGCTCAACCAAACGCTTCGGGTGCACAATATAACTTCAAGATTAAGGATGCTGATAAATGGACTAAAGTAGTGGTTTACTATGATATGGGACAGGTGGTGAATGCTATCAGCAGTAAGAAATCAAATGCCAATCTGGAAGTATCCGATACTGATGATGATGCGGCTATCCTGAAAGATTGTTATGTAGCTATCCTTTCCCTAGGTAAAGGTGGTGTGGTAGAAATCAGTGATGTGACGCTGAAAAAGAAATAA
- a CDS encoding C1 family peptidase, with product MKKLLISVAVFAFAIASFAQAPGYEFTTVVSHKATPVKDQSSTGTCWCFATASFIESELLRMGKGEYDLSEMFIVRQKYMNQMEDNYLRRGKGNIGEGSLAHTFKNAYKQVGIVPEEAYSGLIDGNKEHNHGALSRYFKALVDANIASKKRTPQYYALINNLFDTYLGKLPEKFTYKGKEYTPQSFTESLGLNMDDYIELTSFTHKPYYEMFSPEVPDNWENQPMYNLPLDELIETIDYALNKGYTVCWDGDVSEQGFSFKNGVAINPQVEDVKDYSTTDRARFESMPKYQRLDEVFKFEHPYPEIAVTPEIRQEGYEKFVTTDDHLMHITGIAKDQNGTKYYITKNSWGAESNKSGGYLNMSESYVRAKTICVMVHKDSLPKELKQKLGIR from the coding sequence ATGAAGAAACTATTAATATCGGTCGCGGTATTCGCCTTTGCCATAGCCTCATTTGCACAAGCACCCGGCTATGAATTCACAACCGTTGTATCCCACAAAGCCACACCTGTCAAAGATCAGTCGTCCACCGGAACTTGTTGGTGCTTTGCCACTGCATCTTTTATAGAGTCGGAACTGCTCCGCATGGGGAAAGGAGAATACGATTTATCAGAGATGTTCATCGTCCGCCAAAAGTACATGAACCAAATGGAAGATAATTATCTCCGACGCGGAAAAGGAAATATCGGCGAGGGAAGCCTGGCACATACTTTTAAAAACGCTTATAAGCAAGTAGGAATTGTACCGGAAGAGGCATACTCCGGTTTGATAGACGGCAACAAAGAACATAACCATGGAGCGTTATCGCGTTATTTCAAGGCTTTGGTAGACGCAAATATCGCTTCTAAAAAGCGTACTCCGCAATATTATGCACTTATCAATAATCTGTTCGATACGTATTTGGGTAAACTGCCGGAGAAATTCACTTATAAAGGAAAGGAATATACACCGCAGTCTTTCACCGAAAGCCTGGGACTGAATATGGATGATTACATAGAACTGACCAGCTTCACCCACAAACCTTATTATGAAATGTTCTCTCCCGAGGTACCGGACAACTGGGAGAACCAGCCGATGTATAATCTTCCGTTGGATGAACTGATTGAAACTATCGACTATGCACTGAACAAAGGATATACCGTATGTTGGGACGGTGATGTCAGCGAACAAGGCTTCTCTTTTAAGAACGGAGTTGCTATCAATCCACAAGTGGAAGACGTAAAAGATTACTCTACTACCGATCGCGCCCGTTTTGAAAGTATGCCGAAATATCAACGCCTGGACGAAGTGTTTAAGTTTGAGCACCCTTATCCGGAAATCGCCGTAACACCTGAAATCCGTCAGGAAGGCTATGAAAAGTTTGTAACTACCGACGACCATTTAATGCATATCACCGGCATTGCAAAAGATCAGAACGGTACTAAATATTATATTACCAAGAACTCCTGGGGAGCAGAAAGTAACAAGTCCGGCGGTTACCTGAATATGTCGGAAAGCTATGTACGTGCCAAGACTATCTGCGTTATGGTACACAAAGACTCCCTACCGAAGGAATTGAAACAGAAACTCGGAATCCGATAA
- a CDS encoding transglutaminase domain-containing protein — protein MNINTHIRLLLVPILSVVLFSCGESHFLKEEAYRNQVFQDFEQKQRALPHGDLFTIFSDSTLTLSEREALMFLYAYMPIGDITDYSGNYYLENLRLSEQARNEMSWGKNVTDELFRHFVLPIRVNNENLDDSRKVFYGELKERVKGLSMKDAILEVNHWCHEKVVYRPSDARTSSPLASVKTAYGRCGEESTFTVAALRSVGIPARQVYTPRWAHTDDNHAWVEAWADGEWYFFGACEPEPVLNLGWFNAPASRGMLMHTKVFGRYNGPEEIMLETPNYTEINVIGNYAPTAKAVVTVTDANGKPVSGAKVDFKVYNYAEFYTVATKYTGTDGRASLTAGKGDMLVWASAGGAFGFSKLSFGKEDTLNLVLDKKGGEAYTLDLDITPPVEGANLPEVTPEQRAENDLRLAKEDSIRNAYVATMLTEERAKTALASFQQEGIADTEQFVKMLVASRGNYQTLLDFRKSATECDREGLALPLLQQLSAKDWRDVSLEVLEDHLKNAPDPQETDLWACAEIANPRVENEMLTPYRSFFKKVISKEEAGEFIKEPIRLVEWCKKEIQINNELNSQRIPMSPIGVWKARVADEKSRDIFFVAMARTLGIPARIDKVTGKVQYTDKEGHTFDVNFSTSSPVQATTGILRATYKPIASLPDPKYYSHFTLSKFKDGVFQLLNYDEGDVDMGKGATWANLLKNGAKLDSGYYMLVTGSRMASGAVLSNITFFNVKPEATTDIELVMRESKEQVQVIGNFDSESLYRPLGDEEIQSTSQSILQTCGRGYFVVGVLGVGQEPTNHALRDIAALGSEFEKWGRKIVLLFPSEEQYKKFHPAEFQGLPSTIAYGVDIDNRIQNQIAKSMNLSNSDILPMFIIADTFNRVVFVSQGYTIGLGEQLMKTIHGL, from the coding sequence ATGAATATAAACACACACATTCGACTATTACTTGTTCCGATTCTATCGGTTGTATTGTTTTCCTGTGGTGAATCTCACTTTCTGAAGGAGGAGGCTTACCGGAATCAGGTGTTTCAGGATTTTGAACAGAAGCAGAGGGCACTTCCTCATGGAGATTTGTTCACAATCTTTTCCGATTCGACTTTGACTCTTTCCGAGCGTGAAGCTCTGATGTTTTTGTATGCCTATATGCCGATAGGGGATATTACGGATTATTCCGGAAATTACTATCTGGAGAATCTTCGTCTTTCCGAGCAGGCCCGTAACGAAATGTCTTGGGGAAAAAACGTCACCGATGAATTATTCCGGCATTTTGTTCTGCCTATCCGGGTGAATAATGAGAATCTGGATGATTCGCGAAAAGTGTTTTATGGAGAATTGAAAGAGAGGGTGAAAGGCCTTTCGATGAAAGATGCAATTCTGGAAGTGAACCACTGGTGTCATGAGAAGGTGGTGTATCGTCCGAGTGACGCCCGCACTAGTTCGCCTTTGGCTTCAGTAAAGACGGCATACGGGCGTTGTGGGGAAGAATCCACTTTTACTGTTGCTGCATTGCGTTCCGTTGGGATTCCTGCGCGTCAGGTTTATACTCCCCGTTGGGCACATACTGATGATAACCATGCGTGGGTAGAGGCTTGGGCAGACGGTGAATGGTATTTCTTCGGGGCTTGCGAACCGGAACCGGTCTTGAATCTGGGTTGGTTTAATGCGCCTGCAAGTCGTGGAATGCTGATGCATACCAAGGTATTCGGACGTTATAACGGTCCGGAGGAGATTATGCTCGAAACTCCTAACTATACTGAAATCAATGTAATAGGGAATTATGCTCCGACGGCAAAAGCCGTGGTGACGGTGACAGATGCGAATGGGAAACCTGTTTCCGGAGCCAAAGTTGATTTTAAGGTGTACAATTATGCCGAGTTTTATACGGTAGCTACCAAATACACTGGTACTGACGGCCGGGCATCGTTGACAGCCGGTAAAGGAGATATGTTGGTATGGGCTTCCGCTGGCGGGGCATTCGGCTTTTCTAAGTTGTCTTTTGGTAAAGAAGATACTTTGAATTTGGTTTTAGATAAGAAAGGAGGAGAAGCATATACATTGGATTTGGATATCACTCCTCCGGTTGAAGGAGCCAATTTGCCTGAAGTAACTCCGGAACAGCGTGCCGAAAATGATCTTCGTCTGGCTAAGGAGGATTCTATTCGTAATGCGTATGTTGCCACGATGCTGACGGAAGAACGTGCAAAAACTGCGTTGGCTTCGTTTCAACAAGAAGGTATTGCCGATACGGAACAGTTTGTGAAAATGTTGGTCGCTTCGCGGGGAAACTATCAGACGTTACTTGATTTCCGGAAGTCGGCAACCGAATGTGATAGAGAAGGACTTGCTTTGCCCTTATTACAACAACTTTCTGCAAAGGACTGGAGGGATGTCTCTTTGGAAGTATTGGAAGACCATTTGAAGAATGCTCCTGATCCTCAGGAAACGGATTTATGGGCATGTGCGGAGATTGCCAATCCACGTGTAGAGAATGAAATGTTGACACCTTACCGTTCTTTTTTCAAGAAAGTCATTTCAAAGGAAGAAGCAGGGGAGTTTATAAAAGAACCGATACGGTTGGTAGAATGGTGTAAGAAGGAAATCCAAATCAATAATGAGTTGAATTCGCAGCGTATACCTATGTCGCCGATAGGAGTGTGGAAAGCGCGTGTAGCAGATGAAAAGTCGCGTGATATCTTCTTTGTGGCAATGGCACGTACTTTAGGTATACCTGCCCGGATAGATAAGGTGACAGGGAAAGTGCAGTATACTGATAAGGAGGGACATACTTTTGATGTGAATTTCTCTACAAGTTCTCCTGTACAGGCCACTACCGGCATATTGCGTGCTACTTATAAACCTATTGCCTCATTGCCCGATCCGAAGTATTATTCTCATTTTACGCTTTCCAAGTTCAAAGACGGGGTATTCCAACTGTTGAATTATGATGAGGGGGATGTAGATATGGGAAAAGGTGCTACGTGGGCGAATCTTCTAAAGAATGGAGCAAAACTGGATTCCGGGTATTATATGTTAGTCACCGGAAGCCGTATGGCAAGTGGTGCAGTGCTTTCCAATATCACTTTCTTTAATGTGAAACCGGAAGCGACTACCGATATTGAATTGGTGATGAGAGAAAGCAAAGAACAGGTACAGGTGATTGGAAATTTTGATTCGGAATCGCTCTATCGTCCGTTAGGAGATGAAGAAATACAATCAACATCACAAAGTATTCTACAAACTTGTGGAAGGGGATATTTTGTTGTCGGTGTGTTGGGAGTAGGGCAGGAACCTACCAACCATGCTTTGAGAGACATTGCCGCTTTGGGCAGTGAGTTTGAGAAATGGGGTAGAAAGATTGTTCTTCTTTTCCCCTCCGAGGAACAATACAAGAAGTTTCATCCTGCGGAGTTTCAGGGACTACCTTCTACTATTGCTTATGGGGTAGATATAGACAATCGTATCCAAAATCAGATTGCTAAGTCGATGAATCTTTCTAATTCGGATATTCTTCCTATGTTTATTATTGCCGATACGTTCAACCGGGTGGTCTTTGTATCTCAAGGATATACTATCGGACTGGGAGAACAACTGATGAAAACCATTCACGGGCTGTAG
- a CDS encoding sodium ion-translocating decarboxylase subunit beta: MENIDFATLFQGIGTMMASGWFLASARIFLVLLGLLLIYLGWKGVLEPMVMIPMGLGMVAINCGTLIMPDGTLGNLFLDPMLSDTDALMNTMQIDFLQPVYTLTFSNGLIACFVFMGIGTLLDVGFLLQKPFASIFLALCAELGTFLTVPIAAALGLTLKESASVAMVGGADGPMVLFTSLALAKHLFVPITVVAYLYLGLTYGGYPYLVKLLVPKRFRAIKMVTKKAPKNYDAKVKLAFSAVLCAVLCFLFPVASPLFFSLFLGVAVRESGMKHIYDFVSGPLLYGSTFMLGLLLGVLCDAHLLLDPKILKLLVLGIVALLLSGIGGIIGGYIMYFIKRGNYNPVIGIAAVSCVPTTAKVAQKIVSKDNPDSFVLGDALGANISGVITSAIITGIYITVIPYL, translated from the coding sequence ATGGAAAATATAGATTTCGCGACCTTATTTCAAGGCATTGGCACAATGATGGCGAGCGGTTGGTTCCTCGCTTCTGCCAGAATCTTTCTGGTACTTCTCGGTTTACTGCTTATCTATCTAGGCTGGAAAGGAGTGCTTGAACCTATGGTTATGATCCCAATGGGGTTGGGAATGGTAGCTATCAACTGCGGGACACTGATTATGCCCGACGGCACATTAGGCAACCTTTTTCTCGATCCGATGCTTTCGGACACGGATGCACTAATGAATACGATGCAGATAGACTTTCTACAACCTGTATACACTCTTACATTCAGTAACGGACTGATAGCCTGTTTTGTCTTTATGGGGATCGGAACCCTGCTGGATGTAGGCTTCCTGCTTCAGAAACCCTTTGCTAGTATATTCCTTGCTTTGTGTGCCGAACTGGGTACCTTCCTGACGGTGCCTATCGCTGCTGCTCTCGGACTGACCTTAAAAGAAAGTGCTTCTGTTGCTATGGTAGGAGGTGCTGACGGTCCAATGGTATTGTTTACTTCGCTGGCATTGGCAAAGCATTTATTTGTTCCCATTACCGTAGTTGCCTATCTGTATTTGGGGTTGACGTATGGGGGGTATCCTTATCTGGTGAAATTGTTAGTACCAAAACGGTTCCGTGCCATTAAAATGGTAACGAAAAAGGCTCCGAAGAATTATGACGCTAAAGTGAAACTGGCTTTTTCGGCTGTTCTTTGTGCTGTTCTCTGTTTCTTGTTTCCGGTTGCTTCTCCTTTGTTCTTCTCTTTGTTTCTGGGGGTTGCCGTTCGCGAATCGGGCATGAAACATATATATGATTTTGTTAGTGGTCCGTTACTTTATGGTTCTACCTTTATGTTAGGACTTTTGTTGGGTGTACTTTGCGACGCTCACCTGTTGCTTGATCCTAAAATCTTGAAGTTACTAGTTCTGGGTATTGTAGCACTGTTGCTTTCCGGCATCGGAGGGATTATCGGTGGTTATATCATGTATTTCATCAAACGCGGCAATTATAATCCGGTGATTGGTATTGCAGCTGTTAGCTGTGTTCCCACTACGGCTAAAGTTGCCCAGAAGATCGTGAGCAAGGATAATCCGGACTCATTTGTTCTGGGCGATGCTTTGGGCGCTAATATTTCCGGAGTGATTACTTCGGCTATTATCACAGGTATTTATATCACGGTCATTCCTTATTTGTAG
- a CDS encoding copper homeostasis protein CutC translates to MNKFQFEVCANSVESCLAAQKGGANRVELCAGIPEGGTTPSYGEISVAREVLDATRLHVIIRPRGGDFLYSPIEVKAMLKDIEMAKQLKADGVVFGCLTAEGEIDLTIMQELMKAAQGLSVTFHRAFDVCRDPKKALEQIIALGCNRILTSGQQPTAESGIPLLKELQEQAAGRIILLAGCGVNEKNIHRIASETGIREFHFSARENIKSGMNYKNESVSMGGTVHIDEYERNVTTARRVMDTIQATNKE, encoded by the coding sequence ATGAATAAGTTTCAATTCGAAGTTTGTGCCAATTCAGTAGAAAGCTGTCTGGCAGCACAAAAAGGCGGAGCCAACCGGGTAGAACTATGCGCAGGCATTCCGGAAGGCGGAACAACTCCTTCTTATGGAGAAATCTCCGTAGCACGTGAGGTTCTCGATGCAACTCGTTTGCACGTCATTATCCGTCCCCGGGGCGGTGACTTCCTCTACTCTCCTATCGAAGTAAAGGCAATGCTGAAAGATATAGAAATGGCCAAACAGCTGAAAGCTGACGGGGTCGTATTTGGTTGTTTAACTGCCGAAGGAGAAATTGATCTTACTATCATGCAAGAGTTAATGAAGGCAGCACAAGGATTGTCCGTTACTTTCCACAGGGCTTTTGACGTTTGTCGTGATCCGAAGAAAGCACTGGAACAAATCATTGCACTTGGCTGCAATCGTATTCTCACTTCCGGTCAACAACCAACTGCCGAATCAGGCATCCCTTTGCTCAAAGAATTACAAGAGCAAGCGGCAGGAAGGATTATCCTACTTGCAGGATGCGGCGTCAATGAAAAGAATATTCATCGAATCGCCTCGGAAACAGGGATACGGGAATTTCATTTCTCTGCCCGTGAAAACATCAAAAGCGGAATGAATTATAAAAATGAATCAGTATCCATGGGCGGCACTGTACATATCGACGAATACGAACGAAACGTAACTACCGCCCGGAGAGTTATGGATACGATTCAAGCTACAAATAAGGAATGA